CCGGACAGCAAGCTCGTACGCATCAGCCGGACGAACGATTTGTCCCGCACCGAGCTCGGGTATGACGGCGCCGGGCGAGTCACGGACGAGGTGTTCGTCGTCAAGGACCAGGAAAAGTGGCGTACGTCGTACCGTTTCGGCGGCGATGCGACGAACTGGCGGACCACCGTGATCGCGCCGGAGGGCGGGACGAGCCGATCCACTCTCGACGACGCGCTGGGCCGGACGGTCGAACTTCGGCAGTACCACGATCGAAGCGCGACCGGCGGTTTCGACTCGACCAAGTACGCCTACGCCCCGAGCGGTCAGCTTCGGCAGGTCACCGATCCGGCGCTGAACAAGTGGACCTACGAGTACGACCTGCGCGGGCGGCGCACCGCGCTGCACGATCCGGACACCGGTACGTCGACGACCGCGTACAACCCGGGCGGGCAGGTCACGGCGACGACCAACGCGAACCGCGAGACCTTGACCTATCAGTACGACTCGTTGAGCAGACCAACCAAGATACTGAATGGCTCCACGGTACTCGTCGATCGCGGGTACGACACCGCCGAGTACGGCATCGGGATGCCGGCGACGGCTACCCGCTGGGTCGACGGTCAGGCGTGGACGACCGAGACCCGCAAGTACACGGCGGAAGGGCGGCCCAAGCAGGAGTACACCACGTTGCCGAGTGCCGCCGGGCCGTTGGCCGGTTCGTACTGGGAGGCGTACACGTACAACGAGGACGGTTCGTTGCACACGTACGGCGCGAAGGGCGCCGGCGGCCTGGCCGCGGAGGTGATGACGCAGTCCTACGATGCGATGGGCCGTCCCGGCCGGGTGACCGCCTGGGGCGACGACTTCGGCTTCGGCAAGGTCTATGTCGACGAAGCCACCTACTCGCCGTACGGGCAGCTGTTGCAACGCAAGCTCGGGGATCCCGTCGACGCCGCCGGCACCTCGGGACAGGTCTGGCAGACGTGGGTGTACGAAGAGGGCACCCGCCGGCTCGCGGAGTTCTACTTCGACAAGGACACCGCCGGTGAGTTCGACGGGACGAACTACGGGGTCGCGGCGTTGTCCTACCGGTACGACGCCGCGGGGAACGTTCTGTCCATCGCCGACGACCCGGTCCACACGTTGAAGGAGCTCGATCCGGAGTTGCAGTGCTTCCGCTACGACTCGCTGCAGCGGCTCACTGCCGCGTGGGCACAGGCGGGTGCGTCCGCTGCCTGCGCGACCGAACCGGCGACCGCGGTCGGTGGACCGGGTCCGTACGGGGCGACGTACCAATACGACGCCATCGGCAACCGGAAGGGCGAAACGCAATGGACTGCCAAGGGCCCGGTGACAAAGGTCTACTCGTACGACGGTCAGGACGGCGCAGGGCCGCATGAGCTGACCGGGGTGACCTCGACCGGTGGTGCATCGACCGCATTCAGGTACGACCAGGCTGGGTTCACCACGGGCATCGACCGCGGCGGCCAGGCCGACGTACTGAACTGGAACCCGGCCGGGCGGCTGGACACGATCAAGTCGAACGGCGGAACGTCGAAGTTCGTCGACGACGCGGACGGGCAACGCATCCTGCGCGCCGACCCCAACGGTGATCTGACCGCATGGGTCGCCGGGTACGAGCTGACGTACACCAAGGCGACCGGGAAGGTCGAGGCCACGCGCTACTACAAGCATGGCGCCGAGGTCGTCGGCGTCCGCAACGGCCGGGGCGACCTCCAGTGGCTGAGTGGCGATCATCATGGGACGAACCAATGGATCGTCAACGGGAACACGCTGACCGTGTCGGTGCGCCGGCGTGATCCGTTCGGGAACCCGCGCGGTCCGGTCCCGGCGAGCTGGCCGGACGACCGTGGCTTTGTCGGCGGGATCGAGAACGACGCGGTCCAGTTGACGACGGTCGGAGCCCGTGAGTACGACTCGGCGACCGGGCGGTTCGTCTCGGCTGACCCGTTGATGGATCTGACCGATCCACAACAGCTCAACGGGTACGCGTACGCGAACAACTCACCGGTGACGACGTCCGACGCGAGCGGGCTGAAGAGCGTCCGAGGGGGACCGAGGGCGCCGGCACCGGCGAAGCGGCCGAAGAAGCAGTCGAAGAGTGCCGGTGGGCAGCGCGGCGGCAAACAGCAGAACACGTCCGCGGTCGCCCGCCAGGGCAACAGCGGCCAGTCCCGGCGGGGGCCGAGCAACGAAGCCCAACCGCCAAGAGCCCCGAAGGGCATCCCCGACCGCCCCGAAAACCCCAAACAACCAGGCAACCGCATCACCAAGGCCGGCGGAGTCGGCGTGGGCGTCTCGATCCCCGACGACCGGGAGTTCTGGGCCTGGAGCGACGCGGTGTGGACCGCGAATCGAGCCGTATGTACCGCGTTGAGCTCGTCGGCGGCGTGTTTGCTCGGATCGACGGATGACCCACCAGGCGGCTACGGAGTGTGCGGCGGCGCGAGTGCGGCGGCCGTCGTGATGGTGGGCGCCAGCATGTGCGCGGTCTACACCAGGGACGACGGCATGGTGTTCTCCACCGCCACGCAGAAGGGGTTCAGCTCGAATGTCAGCGCCGGCATCAACGTCGGTCCGATGCTGACCGAGTCCAGCTCTGCCGACGCGATCGGCGGCACTGGCAAGGGCGGCAGTGTCGAGTCCGGCTTCTGGGACTTCCTCGGGCTCGGGAACACCGTGGTCGTCGCGGACGGGTCGGGCGACCTGACCATCAATCCGTATCTCAGCGCCGGCGTCGGCCTGCTTCCGGTCAGCTTCACAGGCTTCGAGGAATCCGCCCAGGCCTGGACCTTCGACGAGATCGGTGATTGGGGCATCCTCGACCCCTCCTGGCTGGGCACCGGCGGTTCCCCCCTGGGGATGACCTCCGGGCACCTGACCGCAAGCTTGCCCAAGGTTTGTTAGTCGGCTAAATTCTTTGTGTAGCCGACTAACAATATCAAGGGGCAGGTCATGGAGCTGGGGTTCAAGGACGTCGCGGTGCTGGTGACGGGCGCATCGTCGGGGATCGGGCGGGCGACCGCGATCGCGTACGGGCGCGAGGGCGCCCGGGTGGCGATCACCTACAACTCGCGGCAGGACGCGGCCGAGGCGGTGGTGAAGGAGATCGAGGCGGCCGGCGGCGAGGGGTACGCGGTGCCGATGGATCTCGGCGCGCCGGAGACGATCGCGGCCGCGGCCCGGTCGGTGATCGAGCACTGGGGTGGCCTGGACGTGGTGGTCGCGAACGCGGTCAGCTGGGGCACGCTCGGGTACGACGACCGGCCGGAGAAGATCGAGGACTCCAAGCCGGAGTGGTGGACCCAGATCCTGCGGGCGAATCTGGAGGGCAACTACCACCTGGTCCAGCAGGTCGCGCCGGCGCTGCGGCGCTCGGAGCAGGGCCGGCTGGTGCTGATCTCGACCGATCTCGCGGAGCGTGGCATGGCCGGCTCCTGGGCGTACGGCGCGGCCAAGGCCGGACTGCACGGCCTGGCCGCGAGCCTGCAGTGCGATCTGGGCGCGGACGGTGTCCTGGTCAATGTCGTACTGCCCGGCATCACGCTCGAGAACGGCGAGCACCGGGCGATCCCGCGACCGGCGCTGGACCAGATCGCCGCCAAGTTCGCCGCCCGGCACCTGCCGGAGACGACCGAGCTCGCCGACGCGATCCTGTTCCTGACCTCGCCGCGGACCAAGTCGGTCCAGGGCCAGTTGCTCCGCGTCAACGGGGGCGACCTGCTGCTCGGATGATCACAATGCGCGATTGCCGGGGCTGACGCCGGTACGGTGGCATCAGGGAGCAGCAACTCCGGATGAAGGGCGTCGCGATGGCTCGGGCACTGATCGTGGTG
The genomic region above belongs to Kribbella solani and contains:
- a CDS encoding SDR family NAD(P)-dependent oxidoreductase; this translates as MELGFKDVAVLVTGASSGIGRATAIAYGREGARVAITYNSRQDAAEAVVKEIEAAGGEGYAVPMDLGAPETIAAAARSVIEHWGGLDVVVANAVSWGTLGYDDRPEKIEDSKPEWWTQILRANLEGNYHLVQQVAPALRRSEQGRLVLISTDLAERGMAGSWAYGAAKAGLHGLAASLQCDLGADGVLVNVVLPGITLENGEHRAIPRPALDQIAAKFAARHLPETTELADAILFLTSPRTKSVQGQLLRVNGGDLLLG